The Mangrovibacillus cuniculi sequence GTCGGTCAAAAGTTCCTACTTGTACTAACACGTCAAATTGAGATATTGATAAACCATATTCCTTTAAATAGTGATTGGAATGCTTGACACTTTGTTGATAAAAACGGGAAAGGCGATACCACAGTAATATACCTAATCGATCTTCTGATGATTTACGCACCATAAGTGTCCTCCCTTGCTTATAAGTTTAATACTAAACTGATTACATTTTCAGTTTAGTATTAAACTGATGTTTTGTCAATGCTCTTGCTCATTTTTCTCTATCTCCACAAATTCATGCTACTATAGAAGAAATACATAAAAGGGAGTGGAGAGTATGTTAGGTCATCATGAACTAATTAGAGAAAGTGTGTTGGACGCAGTAAAAGGATTAACGAAAGAACAACTGCATTACAAGCCGAAACATGGCGGTTGGTCCATCATAGAAATCACAGAGCATATGTACTTAATGGAAATTAATATTGTCGGTATCATGATGCATGTGATGCAAAGTGGAGAAGAGATAGAAGATACGAATGCACAAATTGGGCGTACTGTAGATAGATCTTATAAAATAGAAGCACCTGATCAAATGGCTCCAAAAGGAGAATGGGAATCGTATGATGACATTGCTTCTCACTTCTTTGCATCAAGAGGAGCACTTCAACAATTTTTAGAAACAGTTGACCAAAACTTATTAAGTAAGAGAGGATTCCCTCATCCTGTGTTTGGTTTAATGTCTTTACGACAATGGGTTGAATTTATTAGTTATCATGAAGAACGTCATTTGAATCAATTAGATGAAGTTTTAGATGAATTAGGCGTAGAATGAAATCCTTCATTGCGAACAGACACGTCATCTATTACACTGTTTGTTAGTATGATTTGAGCGGATAGGTGGTGAATAGGAATGAATGAGCAAGAAGCAATCCAACAAGAAACATATGACATAATGGAAGTTTGCTTATTGGCAGGGAGAATTATGATTCAAAGCGGAGCGGAAACGTATCGAGTGGAAGACACTATGACTCGAATTGCTTATGCTTACGGAGCACGAGAATCGCACTGCTATGTCACGCCAACCGGCATTATCTTTTCTATTGAAAGCTCTGAGCCAACGAAGACTAAGTTAATAAGGATTTCTGAAAGAACTATTGATCTCCGGAAAGTAACGCGAGCCAATAGTATTTCGCGTCAGATTACTGCTGGTGAGTTATCGTTAGAACAAGCTTATCGTGCCTTTAAAACGTTACAAGGGCAAAATGAAACGTACTCACTTGGTGCTCAAGTGGTTGCTGCAGCTATTTCAAGTGGATGCTTTATGATTATGTTCCGAGGAAGTTGGATTGATTTCATTCCTGCTGTGTTTGTTGGTGGATTAGGATTCATTGCCTACATTTATTTTCAGCGAATTTTAGAAGTGAAATTTTTCTCTGAGTTTTTAGGTTCCTTTGTGATTGGATTAGCTTCTTTTGGTCTCGTATCTATTGGTTTAGGAGATCAAATTGATAAAATTATTATTGGATCAGTCATGCCACTCGTACCTGGTTTACTCTTAACAAACGCTGTTCGAGATTTGATGGCTGGGCATTTGGTTTCTGGAATATCAAAAGGAGCAGAGGCATTTCTGACCGCATTTGCCATTGGAGCAGGTATCGCCGTAGTGTTATCATTTTTCGTCTAGAAAGGAGACGCCAATGTGTTTGCACAATTAGTAACCAGTTTTATCGCAGCCATGGCTTTTGGCGTAATTTTTAACATCCCAAGAGAATCACTAGTGAAGTGTGGTTTAGTCGGAATGTTAGGATGGATGATTTACTTCGCTATGGTGGAAATGTCGTTTGACTCTGTTCCTGCAACATTAGCTGCAGCTTTTGTAGTGTCGATCTTAAGTCAGTGGTTTGCGAAGAGATACAGAACGCCAATGATTATCTTCTCTGTAGCGGGGATTATCCCTCTTGTTCCAGGTGGAATGGCATACGATGCGATGAGAAATCTAGTAGAAACAGATTACAACCAAGCATTGCAGTTAGCGACAAAAGCATTTATGATTTCTGGCTCCATCGCTATCGGACTAGTATTCTCGGAAGTATTTAATCAAATCTTAAAGAAAATACCCCGTGTTAGAAGAGGTTGAAAAATTTATCTATTAATTAAAATGGACATATTAATATAACGCAAAAAGGTGAATTCGAATTTGAATTCACCTTTTTGCTACCAAGAATTCAAAGATGTACTTCCCTCAATTTCCACTCCACCTAATATTGTTGGAGCGGAACCCCTTTGCAGTCACATTATATCTACACCCATCGAAGTATTCAAAAAATATAGAAAATACGATATGATACTAACATATATTTAGAGAGTCGAAATAAACAGAGCGATTGAATGGACGGAAAGGATGTTGTGAATGAATAAACTTCGAGACACGGTTTGGGGTTATCGATTATCAATATTTGTCGCCGTGTTCCTGATGTTAGTAGAACTTGCAGTGGAGCTTGCGCTGCCATTTATATTAAAGAAAATCGTAGACGATGGAATTCAAGTAAGTAATATGGATGCGGTAGTTTACTGGGGAGTATGGATGGTTGTGTTGTCAATCTTAGCCTTCTTTTCAGGTGTGACGAACACCTTTTTCTCCGGAAGAGTCAGTCAAGGAGTATCGTATGACTTGAGAAAAGCACTAATGGAGAAGGTACAGAAATTCTCTTACAGTGATTTACATATGTTTTCCACCTCCAGTTACATTACCCGTATGACCAACGATGTCACACAAATCGGAAACACATTATTTATGAGTTTGCGTGTAATGCTTCGTGCGCCGCTTCTCATCATCGGTAGCGTCATCATGAGTTTTATTATTGATCCAGGTTTAACAATTATCTTACTGGCAACTGTTCCAATCATTATCACTTTTTTAATTTTTGTACTAAGAATAGGAAGCAAACAATTCAAACAAGTTCAACAACGATTAGATGAAGTAAACCGCGTCATCCGTGAAAACTTAATGGGCGTCCGAATTGTTCGTGCATTTATCCGTGCGCCAAAAGAAGAAAGTCGATTTGGACACGTAAACAGCGAACTAAAAGATGATACTATTCGCGTGTTAAAACTGATGGAAACAATGATGCCAATTCTTCTGTTAGTCATGAACACTGCGATTCTACTTCTATTAATCATTGGACGTGAAAAAGTATTAGCGGGACAGACGAACGTCGGAGATATGGTTGCGTTAATGAACTACGCTCTTCGTGTGTCTTCGGTCTTCTCTATATTCTCGTTTCTCATTATGGCATTCTCACGTGCTAGAGCATCAGCAGGGCGTGTGGCAGAAGTGCTAGATGCAGACGAGAAGTTACCAGAATTAAAAGAAGGAAGAGTAAATTTACGTCTTACTGCTCCGCCTTCTATCCAATTTGATAAAGTATCTTACGATTATCCTGAATCATCCGAGTATGCACTAACACAAGTTTCTTTACAGGTGAGACAAGGAGATAAGCTTGCCATCATGGGGGGAACTGGTGCGGGAAAGAGTACACTACTTCAGCTTATTCCAGGGTTACTGGTACCGACAAATGGGGAAATCCAAATCAATGAAACATCTATTGCGGACCTCTCTATCTCAGAACTTAGAAAAATGATTGGGTACGTCCCACAAGAATCATTCTTGTTCTCCGGTACTATCCGTGAAAATTTGCTGTGGGGAGCTAGAGAAGTAGACAATCAAACAATGCTAGAAGCGGCTAAAGCTGCACAGATTCATGAAACGATTGAAAAGCTTCCTAACGGATACGATACAGTCATTGGACAAAAAGGGATGTCACTGTCT is a genomic window containing:
- a CDS encoding ABC transporter ATP-binding protein, giving the protein MNKLRDTVWGYRLSIFVAVFLMLVELAVELALPFILKKIVDDGIQVSNMDAVVYWGVWMVVLSILAFFSGVTNTFFSGRVSQGVSYDLRKALMEKVQKFSYSDLHMFSTSSYITRMTNDVTQIGNTLFMSLRVMLRAPLLIIGSVIMSFIIDPGLTIILLATVPIIITFLIFVLRIGSKQFKQVQQRLDEVNRVIRENLMGVRIVRAFIRAPKEESRFGHVNSELKDDTIRVLKLMETMMPILLLVMNTAILLLLIIGREKVLAGQTNVGDMVALMNYALRVSSVFSIFSFLIMAFSRARASAGRVAEVLDADEKLPELKEGRVNLRLTAPPSIQFDKVSYDYPESSEYALTQVSLQVRQGDKLAIMGGTGAGKSTLLQLIPGLLVPTNGEIQINETSIADLSISELRKMIGYVPQESFLFSGTIRENLLWGAREVDNQTMLEAAKAAQIHETIEKLPNGYDTVIGQKGMSLSGGQRQRLSLARALVMNPKILLLDDTTSALDAATESKVWESLEQMDSTMLLITQKVKTASKCDSILLLDHGEVVAHGTHQELLATSTIYQAIVQSQLEEGETWPLLTTAEQPIELN
- a CDS encoding DinB family protein; its protein translation is MLGHHELIRESVLDAVKGLTKEQLHYKPKHGGWSIIEITEHMYLMEINIVGIMMHVMQSGEEIEDTNAQIGRTVDRSYKIEAPDQMAPKGEWESYDDIASHFFASRGALQQFLETVDQNLLSKRGFPHPVFGLMSLRQWVEFISYHEERHLNQLDEVLDELGVE
- a CDS encoding threonine/serine exporter family protein; the protein is MFAQLVTSFIAAMAFGVIFNIPRESLVKCGLVGMLGWMIYFAMVEMSFDSVPATLAAAFVVSILSQWFAKRYRTPMIIFSVAGIIPLVPGGMAYDAMRNLVETDYNQALQLATKAFMISGSIAIGLVFSEVFNQILKKIPRVRRG
- a CDS encoding threonine/serine exporter family protein → MNEQEAIQQETYDIMEVCLLAGRIMIQSGAETYRVEDTMTRIAYAYGARESHCYVTPTGIIFSIESSEPTKTKLIRISERTIDLRKVTRANSISRQITAGELSLEQAYRAFKTLQGQNETYSLGAQVVAAAISSGCFMIMFRGSWIDFIPAVFVGGLGFIAYIYFQRILEVKFFSEFLGSFVIGLASFGLVSIGLGDQIDKIIIGSVMPLVPGLLLTNAVRDLMAGHLVSGISKGAEAFLTAFAIGAGIAVVLSFFV